In Hugenholtzia roseola DSM 9546, the sequence ACACCTCAAACTCTTCGGGAAGCAAAGAAGTTAAGGCACGAAACTGCTTTTCGTCTTTTTGTAACTCGCTGATTATCAAGGAATTGTACATGTTAGAAAAATAAAAGCGTAAAACAACGCAAAGATAACAAAATTCCGTTCATAAACTCTAATATAATTAGGTTTTAGCAGTGTCTTCAAGTTTGAAAAGATAGGACTTGCCCCAAAACTCAACCTCACTGCGAAAAAGGGCGGCGGTTTTTCGCCTATTTTCATAGGAATCAGACCAAAAAAACTTTCGCTTCTTTTTGGTATATTCGCCAAGATTTGATATTTTTGGCAGGATTAAGCCTTTTCTTTTCTACCGAAAGCCTTTACAATGGCAAAAGTATGGCTTTTCACTTCTTACTTTCCTGATTCTCACACCTTTTTAGATAACATGCAAACAAAAGACGACAACAATTCGCCCCTCAATATCGAATTAAGCGAGGAAATTGCCGAAGGGCAGTACAGCAATTTGGTCATGATTGCCCATTCAGGCAGCGAATTTATTTTCGATTTTATTCAAGTGATGCCCGGACTTCCTAAGGCAAAAGTCAAATCGCGCCTTATCCTAACACCTGACCATGCCAAAAGGCTTTTAGGGGCATTGCAAGAAAACATCGACCGCTACGAAAGCACTTTTTCACGCATTAAATTACACGACGAAGAAACAACCTTCCCTACTAACTTTGGTGGCACAATAGGCGAAGCCTAAGCCTCCGCCAAAAAGCAAAAGATGCCGCTACAAACCAATTAAAGCACCTACCAAACTTATTTTCAGCCCAAAAAGGCGGAAGGTAAAAATAAGGCGGTCGCTTTTTTTTGAACCGAAGCCTTTTGCTCACGTTAGGTCAGGCTTTAAAAAAGAACAGATGCCGCCCTGCTACGCTTTTTGAACAAAATCATGACGTTTTACAAAGCCTTGTAACATTGTTTTTTTTGTTCAACTGCGTTTTTTTTACTTATTTTGGAAAAAAAATAGCTACCTTGCCTACCAAAAACTGTACGCAGAACCCTTTTGTCCGTTTCTCCATTCTTCTTTACTTTCCTAAAAAAACAATACTTTTATGAATAAGAATATGACACGCTTTTTTTTCACCCTTCTTTTTGCCCTAACGCTGGTAGGGGCTTTGCCCGTTAGCCTTTCCGCACAAGATTTACCCGATATTATCAAAGGCACTTTTGGCAGCAAATACGCAGGGG encodes:
- a CDS encoding DUF3467 domain-containing protein, encoding MQTKDDNNSPLNIELSEEIAEGQYSNLVMIAHSGSEFIFDFIQVMPGLPKAKVKSRLILTPDHAKRLLGALQENIDRYESTFSRIKLHDEETTFPTNFGGTIGEA